Proteins encoded within one genomic window of Spirochaetales bacterium:
- a CDS encoding DUF1573 domain-containing protein, with protein sequence MSVESKRSTGIFLFFTIILFLLPGCFGKTIKGPAIVFEKDAVNFGEVREGDRVPYSFSFSNPGSEVLVINDLLLSCWCLSIERFDRVIEPGGSGVISGDIRTTGFSGYMAKVITVQTNIPETQPMLTLEGMVVPK encoded by the coding sequence ATGTCTGTCGAAAGCAAACGATCAACCGGGATTTTTTTGTTTTTTACCATTATCCTGTTTTTATTACCGGGATGTTTCGGAAAAACGATCAAGGGACCCGCAATCGTATTCGAGAAAGACGCGGTCAATTTCGGTGAAGTACGGGAAGGGGATCGTGTCCCGTATTCATTTTCTTTTTCGAATCCCGGAAGCGAAGTGCTTGTCATCAATGATCTTTTACTGTCATGCTGGTGTCTATCGATTGAACGATTCGACAGAGTAATCGAACCCGGCGGCAGCGGTGTCATTTCCGGAGACATACGGACAACTGGTTTTTCGGGATATATGGCAAAAGTGATTACCGTTCAGACGAACATTCCGGAGACACAACCGATGCTGACCCTCGAGGGAATGGTTGTTCCAAAATAG
- a CDS encoding leucine-rich repeat protein yields MEKKLIIMIVTISITAVIVCVTGFVLIPELSGNPSVRNVKALLADYDIPGAFASAEKGIGLFPDNVSLRLFLLKTVNISFYCAYPFYYGFSNHPLVIETVERFGKGTHAELVSETGHYFWIKNEKDRAIPYFEKAVELDPGYYQPYNFLGNYYYETDLARAVQYYEKLFALKPESLDFLGISIIDEYIDNRIIGNTGVKRLFLNDPSPRILDNLSLFKRLEFLQLTGPSVTDGYSGYIRKSPHLKALCLRLNSISRIEQLDGLDDLLFLAINDNTLDKIENIGLLGNLKVLDLRGNRISAIAGPESPPHIERLYLSHNMITKIENLEGLAGLRHLDLYDNLIQRIENLDRLPDLEILNLYFNRITTIENLDSSGNLKHLYLRGNSISKLENLDGLSGLETLDLYGNLIETIENLEGLTGLTILNLCKNKIERIEHLDTLVNLRELDLRMNRIDAIRNLERLTNLRSLSLSYNGIRKIENLDALRNLETLYMSVTEIERIENLERLTNLKHLFLGGAHIKKIENLDTLTRLQTLYMSGNEISRLENLSALTNLTSLNLGTNLIEKIENIGTLSHLETLDLYENRIAILGNVDGLTGLRRLYLGNNRFGTGDETVLQIPASLRNLKALAIGGPGYMEPGHIRDLRGLEYLEAIEELEFSYQDLSKLPDISTLKKLTKLHLEKHTHLAPLDFKRFPPSITSMILWNVNLTDLDGIGHCENLRTLWVGDNPRLESIAGVNDLKHLEELNIGLCNNLPESELLNLLSVDTLMTALDQYPPRIIEALQMKGITVKMY; encoded by the coding sequence ATGGAGAAAAAACTCATCATCATGATCGTAACGATATCGATAACGGCGGTTATCGTCTGTGTAACCGGATTTGTCCTTATTCCGGAGTTGTCCGGAAATCCGTCTGTACGAAACGTGAAAGCATTGCTTGCCGACTACGATATCCCGGGGGCATTCGCTTCCGCCGAAAAGGGAATCGGGCTTTTCCCCGACAACGTGTCTTTGCGGCTGTTTCTGTTGAAGACGGTCAATATCTCGTTTTACTGTGCTTATCCTTTCTACTACGGTTTCAGCAATCACCCCCTGGTGATAGAAACGGTCGAACGATTCGGGAAGGGGACACACGCGGAACTGGTATCGGAAACCGGGCATTATTTCTGGATAAAAAACGAAAAGGACAGGGCGATACCATATTTCGAGAAGGCGGTCGAACTCGATCCCGGTTATTACCAGCCATACAATTTTTTGGGGAATTATTATTACGAGACCGATCTCGCCCGCGCGGTCCAATATTACGAAAAACTCTTCGCGTTGAAACCCGAGTCCCTCGACTTTCTGGGTATCTCCATCATCGACGAGTACATCGACAACCGTATCATCGGGAATACGGGGGTGAAACGGCTTTTTCTGAACGATCCTTCCCCGAGGATCCTCGATAATCTTTCCTTATTCAAGCGGTTGGAGTTTTTACAGCTGACCGGTCCTTCGGTGACAGACGGTTATTCGGGCTATATCCGGAAATCCCCGCACCTGAAAGCCCTCTGTCTCCGACTCAATTCGATATCACGGATCGAACAACTCGACGGCCTCGATGACCTCCTGTTTCTCGCAATCAACGACAATACACTGGACAAAATTGAAAATATCGGGCTTCTCGGCAATCTCAAGGTACTCGACCTGCGGGGAAACCGGATCTCCGCGATCGCGGGTCCGGAAAGTCCGCCTCACATCGAACGGCTTTATCTGAGTCACAACATGATAACGAAGATTGAAAACCTCGAAGGGTTGGCCGGCCTCAGGCACCTCGATCTCTACGACAACCTGATACAAAGGATCGAAAACCTCGACCGCCTTCCCGATCTCGAAATCCTCAATCTCTATTTCAACCGAATCACGACCATCGAGAACCTCGATTCGTCAGGGAACCTCAAACACCTTTACCTCAGGGGAAATTCGATCTCGAAGCTGGAGAACCTCGACGGTCTTTCCGGCCTCGAAACCCTCGACCTTTACGGGAACCTGATCGAAACCATCGAAAACCTCGAGGGGTTGACCGGCCTCACGATACTCAATCTCTGTAAAAACAAAATCGAGCGGATCGAACATCTCGATACCCTCGTGAATCTGAGGGAACTCGATCTGCGGATGAACAGGATTGATGCGATCCGGAATCTCGAACGGCTGACGAATCTCCGTAGCCTTTCATTGAGTTATAACGGCATCCGGAAAATCGAGAACCTCGACGCATTACGGAACCTGGAAACTCTTTATATGAGTGTGACCGAAATCGAAAGGATCGAAAACCTCGAAAGGCTGACCAACCTGAAACACCTCTTCCTGGGCGGGGCGCACATCAAAAAAATCGAAAACCTCGATACACTGACACGGCTTCAAACCCTATACATGAGCGGCAACGAGATAAGCAGGCTCGAAAACCTGTCGGCACTGACGAACCTCACCTCCCTCAATCTCGGCACCAACCTCATCGAAAAAATCGAGAACATCGGGACGCTGTCGCACCTCGAAACCCTCGATCTGTACGAGAACAGGATCGCCATACTCGGAAATGTCGACGGTCTGACCGGCCTCAGGAGGCTGTATCTCGGGAACAACCGCTTTGGAACCGGGGATGAAACCGTGCTTCAAATTCCCGCCTCGCTGAGAAACCTGAAAGCCCTCGCTATCGGCGGCCCCGGCTATATGGAACCGGGACACATCCGAGATCTCCGGGGCCTCGAATACCTGGAAGCTATCGAGGAACTCGAGTTTTCGTATCAGGACCTGAGCAAACTCCCCGATATTTCAACGTTAAAAAAACTGACCAAATTACATCTCGAAAAACACACTCACCTGGCGCCCCTCGATTTCAAGCGATTCCCCCCTTCGATCACCTCCATGATTCTCTGGAATGTCAACCTCACCGATCTCGACGGTATCGGGCATTGTGAAAATCTCCGCACCCTGTGGGTCGGCGACAATCCCCGTCTCGAAAGCATCGCCGGGGTGAACGACCTGAAACACCTCGAGGAACTGAACATCGGTCTGTGCAATAATCTGCCTGAATCCGAACTCCTTAATCTTCTATCGGTCGATACTCTGATGACGGCACTCGATCAATACCCGCCCCGTATCATCGAAGCACTTCAAATGAAAGGGATAACCGTCAAAATGTACTGA